One window of Strigops habroptila isolate Jane chromosome Z, bStrHab1.2.pri, whole genome shotgun sequence genomic DNA carries:
- the NR2F1 gene encoding COUP transcription factor 1 isoform X2, with protein MAMVVSSWRDPQEDVAGGTPSGPNPAAAQPAREQQPQQQQGGGSAAPHTPQTPSQPGPPSTPGTAGDKGAGQQGSGQSQQHIECVVCGDKSSGKHYGQFTCEGCKSFFKRSVRRNLTYTCRANRNCPIDQHHRNQCQYCRLKKCLKVGMRREVQRGRMPPTQPNPGQYALTNGDPLNGHCYLSGYISLLLRAEPYPTSRYGSQCMQPNNIMGIENICELAARLLFSAVEWARNIPFFPDLQITDQVALLRLTWSELFVLNAAQCSMPLHVAPLLAAAGLHASPMSADRVVAFMDHIRIFQEQVEKLKALHVDSAEYSCLKAIVLFTSDACGLSDAAHIESLQEKSQCALEEYVRSQYPNQPSRFGKLLLRLPSLRTVSSSVIEQLFFVRLVGKTPIETLIRDMLLSGSSFNWPYMSIQCS; from the exons ATGGCAATGGTAGTTAGCAGCTGGCGAGATCCGCAGGAAGACGTGGCCGGGGGCACCCCGAGCGGCCCCAACCCCGCCGCGGCGCAGCCggccagggagcagcagccccagcagcagcaaggcgGGGGCTCGGCAGCCCCGCACACCCCGCAGACCCCCAGCCAGCCGGGACCCCCCTCCACGCCGGGCACGGCCGGGGACAAGGGAGCGGGCCAGCAGGGCTCggggcagagccagcagcacatCGAGTGCGTGGTGTGCGGGGACAAGTCCAGCGGCAAGCACTACGGGCAGTTCACCTGCGAGGGATGCAAAAGTTTCTTCAAGAGGAGCGTCCGCAGGAACTTAACTTACACATGCCGCGCCAACAGGAACTGTCCCATCGACCAGCACCACCGCAACCAGTGCCAGTACTGCCGCCTCAAGAAGTGCCTCAAAGTGGGCATGAGGCGGGAAG TTCAGCGAGGAAGGATGCCGCCCACCCAGCCCAACCCCGGCCAGTACGCCCTGACCAACGGCGACCCACTGAACGGGCACTGCTATCTCTCGGGATacatctccctgctgctgcGGGCCGAGCCCTACCCCACCTCCCGCTACGGCAGCCAGTGCATGCAGCCCAACAACATCATGGGCATCGAGAACATCTGCGAGCTGGCCGCCCGCCTGCTCTTCAGCGCCGTCGAGTGGGCCCGCAACATCCCCTTCTTCCCCGACCTGCAGATCACCGACCAGGTAGCTCTGCTGCGGCTCACCTGGAGCGAGCTCTTCGTCCTCAACGCTGCCCAGTGCTCCATGCCCCTCCATGTGGCCCCACTCCTGGCCGCCGCCGGCCTCCACGCATCCCCGATGTCGGCCGACCGCGTCGTCGCCTTCATGGACCACATCCGCATCTTCCAGGAGCAGGTGGAGAAGCTGAAGGCGCTGCACGTGGACTCGGCCGAGTACAGCTGCCTGAAAGCCATCGTCCTCTTCACCTCAG ACGCTTGCGGCCTGTCGGATGCTGCGCACATCGAGAGCCTTCAGGAGAAGTCCCAGTGCGCGTTGGAAGAGTATGTGCGGAGCCAGTACCCCAACCAGCCCAGCCGCTTCGGGAAGCTGCTCCTGCGGCTGCCCTCGCTGCGCACCGTCTCCTCCTCCGTCATCGAGCAGCTCTTCTTCGTCCGCTTGGTAGGTAAAACTCCCATCGAAACCCTCATCAGGGATATGCTACTGTCGGGGAGCAGCTTCAACTGGCCTTACATGTCCATCCAGTGCTCCTAG
- the NR2F1 gene encoding COUP transcription factor 1 isoform X1: MAMVVSSWRDPQEDVAGGTPSGPNPAAAQPAREQQPQQQQGGGSAAPHTPQTPSQPGPPSTPGTAGDKGAGQQGSGQSQQHIECVVCGDKSSGKHYGQFTCEGCKSFFKRSVRRNLTYTCRANRNCPIDQHHRNQCQYCRLKKCLKVGMRREAVQRGRMPPTQPNPGQYALTNGDPLNGHCYLSGYISLLLRAEPYPTSRYGSQCMQPNNIMGIENICELAARLLFSAVEWARNIPFFPDLQITDQVALLRLTWSELFVLNAAQCSMPLHVAPLLAAAGLHASPMSADRVVAFMDHIRIFQEQVEKLKALHVDSAEYSCLKAIVLFTSDACGLSDAAHIESLQEKSQCALEEYVRSQYPNQPSRFGKLLLRLPSLRTVSSSVIEQLFFVRLVGKTPIETLIRDMLLSGSSFNWPYMSIQCS; the protein is encoded by the exons ATGGCAATGGTAGTTAGCAGCTGGCGAGATCCGCAGGAAGACGTGGCCGGGGGCACCCCGAGCGGCCCCAACCCCGCCGCGGCGCAGCCggccagggagcagcagccccagcagcagcaaggcgGGGGCTCGGCAGCCCCGCACACCCCGCAGACCCCCAGCCAGCCGGGACCCCCCTCCACGCCGGGCACGGCCGGGGACAAGGGAGCGGGCCAGCAGGGCTCggggcagagccagcagcacatCGAGTGCGTGGTGTGCGGGGACAAGTCCAGCGGCAAGCACTACGGGCAGTTCACCTGCGAGGGATGCAAAAGTTTCTTCAAGAGGAGCGTCCGCAGGAACTTAACTTACACATGCCGCGCCAACAGGAACTGTCCCATCGACCAGCACCACCGCAACCAGTGCCAGTACTGCCGCCTCAAGAAGTGCCTCAAAGTGGGCATGAGGCGGGAAG CGGTTCAGCGAGGAAGGATGCCGCCCACCCAGCCCAACCCCGGCCAGTACGCCCTGACCAACGGCGACCCACTGAACGGGCACTGCTATCTCTCGGGATacatctccctgctgctgcGGGCCGAGCCCTACCCCACCTCCCGCTACGGCAGCCAGTGCATGCAGCCCAACAACATCATGGGCATCGAGAACATCTGCGAGCTGGCCGCCCGCCTGCTCTTCAGCGCCGTCGAGTGGGCCCGCAACATCCCCTTCTTCCCCGACCTGCAGATCACCGACCAGGTAGCTCTGCTGCGGCTCACCTGGAGCGAGCTCTTCGTCCTCAACGCTGCCCAGTGCTCCATGCCCCTCCATGTGGCCCCACTCCTGGCCGCCGCCGGCCTCCACGCATCCCCGATGTCGGCCGACCGCGTCGTCGCCTTCATGGACCACATCCGCATCTTCCAGGAGCAGGTGGAGAAGCTGAAGGCGCTGCACGTGGACTCGGCCGAGTACAGCTGCCTGAAAGCCATCGTCCTCTTCACCTCAG ACGCTTGCGGCCTGTCGGATGCTGCGCACATCGAGAGCCTTCAGGAGAAGTCCCAGTGCGCGTTGGAAGAGTATGTGCGGAGCCAGTACCCCAACCAGCCCAGCCGCTTCGGGAAGCTGCTCCTGCGGCTGCCCTCGCTGCGCACCGTCTCCTCCTCCGTCATCGAGCAGCTCTTCTTCGTCCGCTTGGTAGGTAAAACTCCCATCGAAACCCTCATCAGGGATATGCTACTGTCGGGGAGCAGCTTCAACTGGCCTTACATGTCCATCCAGTGCTCCTAG
- the NR2F1 gene encoding COUP transcription factor 1 isoform X3: protein MFGYSVQRGRMPPTQPNPGQYALTNGDPLNGHCYLSGYISLLLRAEPYPTSRYGSQCMQPNNIMGIENICELAARLLFSAVEWARNIPFFPDLQITDQVALLRLTWSELFVLNAAQCSMPLHVAPLLAAAGLHASPMSADRVVAFMDHIRIFQEQVEKLKALHVDSAEYSCLKAIVLFTSDACGLSDAAHIESLQEKSQCALEEYVRSQYPNQPSRFGKLLLRLPSLRTVSSSVIEQLFFVRLVGKTPIETLIRDMLLSGSSFNWPYMSIQCS from the exons ATGTTTGGCTATT CGGTTCAGCGAGGAAGGATGCCGCCCACCCAGCCCAACCCCGGCCAGTACGCCCTGACCAACGGCGACCCACTGAACGGGCACTGCTATCTCTCGGGATacatctccctgctgctgcGGGCCGAGCCCTACCCCACCTCCCGCTACGGCAGCCAGTGCATGCAGCCCAACAACATCATGGGCATCGAGAACATCTGCGAGCTGGCCGCCCGCCTGCTCTTCAGCGCCGTCGAGTGGGCCCGCAACATCCCCTTCTTCCCCGACCTGCAGATCACCGACCAGGTAGCTCTGCTGCGGCTCACCTGGAGCGAGCTCTTCGTCCTCAACGCTGCCCAGTGCTCCATGCCCCTCCATGTGGCCCCACTCCTGGCCGCCGCCGGCCTCCACGCATCCCCGATGTCGGCCGACCGCGTCGTCGCCTTCATGGACCACATCCGCATCTTCCAGGAGCAGGTGGAGAAGCTGAAGGCGCTGCACGTGGACTCGGCCGAGTACAGCTGCCTGAAAGCCATCGTCCTCTTCACCTCAG ACGCTTGCGGCCTGTCGGATGCTGCGCACATCGAGAGCCTTCAGGAGAAGTCCCAGTGCGCGTTGGAAGAGTATGTGCGGAGCCAGTACCCCAACCAGCCCAGCCGCTTCGGGAAGCTGCTCCTGCGGCTGCCCTCGCTGCGCACCGTCTCCTCCTCCGTCATCGAGCAGCTCTTCTTCGTCCGCTTGGTAGGTAAAACTCCCATCGAAACCCTCATCAGGGATATGCTACTGTCGGGGAGCAGCTTCAACTGGCCTTACATGTCCATCCAGTGCTCCTAG
- the NR2F1 gene encoding COUP transcription factor 1 isoform X4, with product MPPTQPNPGQYALTNGDPLNGHCYLSGYISLLLRAEPYPTSRYGSQCMQPNNIMGIENICELAARLLFSAVEWARNIPFFPDLQITDQVALLRLTWSELFVLNAAQCSMPLHVAPLLAAAGLHASPMSADRVVAFMDHIRIFQEQVEKLKALHVDSAEYSCLKAIVLFTSDACGLSDAAHIESLQEKSQCALEEYVRSQYPNQPSRFGKLLLRLPSLRTVSSSVIEQLFFVRLVGKTPIETLIRDMLLSGSSFNWPYMSIQCS from the exons ATGCCGCCCACCCAGCCCAACCCCGGCCAGTACGCCCTGACCAACGGCGACCCACTGAACGGGCACTGCTATCTCTCGGGATacatctccctgctgctgcGGGCCGAGCCCTACCCCACCTCCCGCTACGGCAGCCAGTGCATGCAGCCCAACAACATCATGGGCATCGAGAACATCTGCGAGCTGGCCGCCCGCCTGCTCTTCAGCGCCGTCGAGTGGGCCCGCAACATCCCCTTCTTCCCCGACCTGCAGATCACCGACCAGGTAGCTCTGCTGCGGCTCACCTGGAGCGAGCTCTTCGTCCTCAACGCTGCCCAGTGCTCCATGCCCCTCCATGTGGCCCCACTCCTGGCCGCCGCCGGCCTCCACGCATCCCCGATGTCGGCCGACCGCGTCGTCGCCTTCATGGACCACATCCGCATCTTCCAGGAGCAGGTGGAGAAGCTGAAGGCGCTGCACGTGGACTCGGCCGAGTACAGCTGCCTGAAAGCCATCGTCCTCTTCACCTCAG ACGCTTGCGGCCTGTCGGATGCTGCGCACATCGAGAGCCTTCAGGAGAAGTCCCAGTGCGCGTTGGAAGAGTATGTGCGGAGCCAGTACCCCAACCAGCCCAGCCGCTTCGGGAAGCTGCTCCTGCGGCTGCCCTCGCTGCGCACCGTCTCCTCCTCCGTCATCGAGCAGCTCTTCTTCGTCCGCTTGGTAGGTAAAACTCCCATCGAAACCCTCATCAGGGATATGCTACTGTCGGGGAGCAGCTTCAACTGGCCTTACATGTCCATCCAGTGCTCCTAG